The nucleotide window GCCAGGTGCTCGTCGACCTGCACGAGTTCTGGCTGACCAGCAAGGGCGCCGAACTCGGCATCAAGCCGCATAGTGGCTTCGCGATCGTCGCCGTCGGCGGACTCGGGCGCGGCGAGATGCTCCCGTACTCCGACCTCGATCTGATCCTGCTGCACGACGACATGCCCGCCGAACGGGTGTCCGAGGTGGCCGACGGTCTCTGGTATCCGTTGTGGGACGCCAACATCCCGCTCGACCACAGCGTCCGGACGGTGCCGCAGGCGATGCAGGTCGCGGGTGACGACGTCACCGCGGCGCTCGGCTTGCTCGAAGCCCGCCACATCGCCGGCGACGAGGACCTGTCCACCCTGCTGATCAGCGGCGTCCGCCAGCAGTGGCGCAACGACATCCGCAATCGGTTCCCCGAGGTCGTCTCCCACGCCCAGGACCGCTGGCGGCGCGCGGGCGACATCGCGCACCGTGCCGAACCGGACCTCAAGAACGGCCGGGGCGGGTTGCGCGACGTGCAGCTCCTGGGAGCACTGGCGATCGCTCAGCTCACCCACGGGATGGCGAGCCTGCGCCCCGACTCGCCCGGCGCCGGACCGCAGGTCGCCTACACCCGGCTCCTCGACATCCGCACCGAACTGCACCGCATCGCCGGGCGTCCCCGCGAGCACGTGCAGGCGCAGGACGCCGACGAGATCGGGGCGGCGCTCCGGATCGGGGACCGGTTCGATCTCGCCCGGGTCATCAGCGACTCGGCCCGCACCGTCAGCTACTCCATCGACGTCGGCCTGCGGACCGCCGGCAACGCCCTGCCGCGCCGCGGACTGGCGAAGCTTCGGCGCTCGCCCCTCCGCCGTCCGCTCGACGAGGGCGTGGTCGAGCACAGCGGCGAAATCGTCTTGGCGCGCAACGCGATCCCGAGCAAGGACCCGGGCCTCATCCTGCGCGTGGCGGCGGCGTCGGCACGCACCGGCCTGCCCATCAGCGCTTCGACGCTGAGCCGACTGGCCGACTACGCGCCGGAACTCCGCGAGCCGTGGCCCGCCGAGGCGCGCAGCGACCTGCTCGTCCTGCTGAGTTCGGGACACCACATGGTCGACCCGATCGAGGCGCTCGACCGCACGGGACTGTGGGGACGGCTGCTGCCGGAATGGGGTGCGGTCCGCGACCTCCCGCCCCGCGACGCCATCCACACCTGGACCGTCGACCGGCACCTCGTGGAGACGGCCGCTTATGCGAGCGCGATGACCACGCGGGTGTCCCGGCCCGACCTCCTCGTGCTCGGTGCGCTCATCCACGACCTGGGCAAGGGCCGGGGTGCCGATCACAGCATCGTCGGCGCAGATCTGGCGGTCCAGGTCGGCAACCGGTTCGGACTCTGGCCGCAGGATGTGGCGATCCTCTCCGACATGGTGCGCCACCACCTGTTGCTCCCGCAGGTCGCCACCCGTCGCGACCTCGACGACCCGGCCACCGCCGAATCCGTCGTCGAGACCCTCGGACACAACCGGGTGCTCCTGGAACTCCTCGCCGCACTTGCCGAGGCGGACTCCTTGGCCACCGGTCCGGGGGTGTGGGGGGAGTGGAAGGCCTCGCTCATCCTCGACCTCGTCCGCCGATCGATGCGACTCATCGACGGGGAGGAGCCCAGCGCGCCGGAACCGCTGACCGCCGAACAGCTCGCGACGGCGGCCGAGGGGGACTTCGCGGTGCGGCTCGTCCGGGCGGACGGCCAGCACACCTACCGCGTCACGATGGTCGCGCCGGACCAGCCCGGCCTGCTGTCGAAGATGGCCGGGGTGCTGGCCCTCGGTGGGTTGCGATCCCACTCGGCCTCCGCGCAGAGTGCCGACGGCAAGGCGATCAACTCCTTCCAGGTGGTCCCGATGTTCGGGAGTCCGCCCGATGCCGGCCTGTTGCGTCAGCAGCTCATCGCTGCCGTCGACGGCAAGATCGACGTCCTCGCGCGGCTCGACGCACGCGAACGGGACTCGCCGATCCCGACGATCGGGACGGTCAGCACGATTCCCGGCACCGTCGTGACGATCGGCGCGAGCGCGGGCAGCACCGATCCCGAGGTGGACGGGGCCGGGCATCCGAAGAACGCGGTGCCCGCGCTGTTCGCCGTCGCACCGCCACGGGTGACGTGGCTCGACGCACCCGCGGGGGAGGCGGTGCTGGAAGTCCGCTCGGATGACCGCATCGGCCTGCTCAGCCGGGTCAGCGCGGTCCTGGAGCAGCGGGGCGCCGACATCCGATGGGCCAAGGTGTCGACTCTGGGCACCACCGGCGTGGACATCTTCGGCCTCCGGCTGGCGACCGACACCGAGGACGCGCGGGCCGAACTGGCCGAGGCCGTCGTCGCGGTCTGTCCGCCTCCGCGGCCGGTGCGCGAGGAAGACGGCGACGGGCCGCAGTCCTACGGCGGGACCGGCCGGTCCGGAGTGCCCATCTCCTAGATGTTCGGTCCCGGGACCCACATGGAAGGATGGGACCATGTTCGATTCCCTCTCCGACCGGTTGACCGGTGCCCTGAAGGATCTGCGTGGCAAGGGGCGGCTGTCCGACGCGGACATCGACCGCACCTGCCGCGAGATCCGGCTCGCGCTGCTCGAGGCGGACGTCTCGCTCGCGGTGGTCCGGTCCTTCATCGCCCGGATCAAGGAGCGCGCCAAGGGTGCGGAGGTCTCCGGGGCGCTGAATCCGGCGCAGACGGTCGTCAAGATCGTCAACGAGGAACTCGTCGGCATTCTCGGCGGCGAGACCCGGCGAGTGCGGTTCGCCAAGAACCCGCCGACCGTCATCATGCTGGCCGGACTCCAGGGCGCCG belongs to Gordonia sp. KTR9 and includes:
- a CDS encoding [protein-PII] uridylyltransferase, which produces MEAVVSAADLAKTRRQLTESGRSGKLDAPALRQVLVDLHEFWLTSKGAELGIKPHSGFAIVAVGGLGRGEMLPYSDLDLILLHDDMPAERVSEVADGLWYPLWDANIPLDHSVRTVPQAMQVAGDDVTAALGLLEARHIAGDEDLSTLLISGVRQQWRNDIRNRFPEVVSHAQDRWRRAGDIAHRAEPDLKNGRGGLRDVQLLGALAIAQLTHGMASLRPDSPGAGPQVAYTRLLDIRTELHRIAGRPREHVQAQDADEIGAALRIGDRFDLARVISDSARTVSYSIDVGLRTAGNALPRRGLAKLRRSPLRRPLDEGVVEHSGEIVLARNAIPSKDPGLILRVAAASARTGLPISASTLSRLADYAPELREPWPAEARSDLLVLLSSGHHMVDPIEALDRTGLWGRLLPEWGAVRDLPPRDAIHTWTVDRHLVETAAYASAMTTRVSRPDLLVLGALIHDLGKGRGADHSIVGADLAVQVGNRFGLWPQDVAILSDMVRHHLLLPQVATRRDLDDPATAESVVETLGHNRVLLELLAALAEADSLATGPGVWGEWKASLILDLVRRSMRLIDGEEPSAPEPLTAEQLATAAEGDFAVRLVRADGQHTYRVTMVAPDQPGLLSKMAGVLALGGLRSHSASAQSADGKAINSFQVVPMFGSPPDAGLLRQQLIAAVDGKIDVLARLDARERDSPIPTIGTVSTIPGTVVTIGASAGSTDPEVDGAGHPKNAVPALFAVAPPRVTWLDAPAGEAVLEVRSDDRIGLLSRVSAVLEQRGADIRWAKVSTLGTTGVDIFGLRLATDTEDARAELAEAVVAVCPPPRPVREEDGDGPQSYGGTGRSGVPIS